CAAGACGCTCGGCTGGGAAACGCCGGCCGAGCGCCTGTCTACACTGCTCAAGGCCCACTGGAGCCGGTCGTCGGCTTTCCGTCGACACACGGCAGAACCGCGGCAGGGGAGCGGTGAAAGCACCCGCGGAGCTGATCGGCACTCGTGTCACATGCACGGCCTTCGACCACCAGGTCCGAATCAGCTTCACCGATCAGGCCCCGGACGGCCGCATCCGCGTCGATGGTGAGCACCGAAACCGAGGTCACCGGGCAAGGCACCCTCTCGCTCGGCTTCGATGACGGCTCTCGGCTCAGCGTGGAGCCAGACCCCGACTACGAGTCGTGGAACCTCACCGGCTCGGGAATCGACCCCATCCTGGTAGGTCCAGGCGGCGAAACCGACTGGCAACACTGATCACCGCCGCAACCGACACCGATGCGGCCCTCAACCTGTGTTGCGACGACCGCTGGAATCCAGCAGCGGCCCGACATGATCTGTAGCTCGGTCAACTCGACCCACGCCGCCCAGTCTGGTTGAGGCGCACTGCCCGCGTCGCGCAGCGCGGCCTCGTTCCCAGAGCCCCTCGCGGAGCCGAGGCCACCTGATCCAGGAGGCTCTACTGGCCGTGAAATAGAGAGGCCCAACCGGTTCAGATCGGTTGGAGCTTCTTCACGCCGCTGGATACGTATGTACGCTTTTGAGATTGATCACCGAGAGTAAAAACAGCCAAAGACTGTCCCGATTCATTTGTCGGGGGCCCCACCTCGGGGTCTTCCGGTCCCACCGGTACGTAACGCACCGCGTACCCGTGGCGCGACGCCACCGTGTCCGCCCAGGCGCGGAACTCCTCGCGCGTCCACTCGAAGCGGTGGTCCCGGTGGCGGGTGTGCCCGGCGGGCAGGGTCTCCCAGCGGACGTTGTACTCGACGTTCGGCGTGGTCACGACGACGGTCGCGGGCCGGGCCGTACCGAACACCGCGTACTCCAGCGCGGGCAGCCTCGGCAGGTCCACGTGCTCGATCACCTCGCTGAGCACGGCGGCGTCGTAACCCTTGAGCCGCTTGTCCGTGTACGTGAGCGAGCCCTGCATCAGCGTGACGCGCTCGGCCTGGCGCTCGCTCATCCGCTCCACCTTGAGCCGGCGGGCGGCGACGGTGAGCGCGCGTACGGACACGTCGACGCCCACCACCTTGGTGAAGAGCGTGTCCTTCAACAGCGCGTGTACGAGCTGCCCCTGGCCGCAGCCGAGGTCGAGGACGCTGCCGGCGCCCGATTCGCGCAGGGCGGTGAGGATCGCGTCGCGGCGCTGCACGGCGAGCGAGACGGTCTTCTCGGTCTCCTCGTCCGGGGCCGGGTCCTCGACGGCGTTGTCGATCGCCTCGACGGTGAGGTCGTCGGCCTCGGCGAGGCGGACGAGTTCGAGCCGTTCGTTGGCCTCCCTGGTCAGACCCCAACGGCGGGACAGATAGCGGCTGGTGATGAGCTGCCGCTCCGGGTGATCGGCCAGCCAGCCGTCACCGGCCCGCAGCAGTTTGTCGACCTCGTCGGGGGCGACCCAGTAGTGCTTGGCGTCATCGAGCACGGGCAGGAGCACGTACAACTGCCGCAGGGCGTCGGCGAGTCGCAGCTCCCCCTCCAGTACGAGCTGTACGTAGCGCGAGTCACCCCAGGCGGGAAACGTCTCGTCCAACGCCACGGGCTTCACGTCGACCGTGGTCCACCCCAGCGGCCCGAA
The nucleotide sequence above comes from Streptomyces sp. NBC_01716. Encoded proteins:
- a CDS encoding DUF6188 family protein; this translates as MVSTETEVTGQGTLSLGFDDGSRLSVEPDPDYESWNLTGSGIDPILVGPGGETDWQH
- a CDS encoding 3' terminal RNA ribose 2'-O-methyltransferase Hen1 encodes the protein MFLTISTTGSPERPATDLGFLLHKHPGKAQTFSTSHGIAHVLYPEASVERCTAALLLEVDPVALVRRGKGKGRGGAPDAALAQYVNDRPYAASSLLAVALSTVFKSALRGVCKALPERAAEPLPLRIEVPAVPARGGAELVGSLFGPLGWTTVDVKPVALDETFPAWGDSRYVQLVLEGELRLADALRQLYVLLPVLDDAKHYWVAPDEVDKLLRAGDGWLADHPERQLITSRYLSRRWGLTREANERLELVRLAEADDLTVEAIDNAVEDPAPDEETEKTVSLAVQRRDAILTALRESGAGSVLDLGCGQGQLVHALLKDTLFTKVVGVDVSVRALTVAARRLKVERMSERQAERVTLMQGSLTYTDKRLKGYDAAVLSEVIEHVDLPRLPALEYAVFGTARPATVVVTTPNVEYNVRWETLPAGHTRHRDHRFEWTREEFRAWADTVASRHGYAVRYVPVGPEDPEVGPPTNESGQSLAVFTLGDQSQKRTYVSSGVKKLQPI